The following coding sequences lie in one Sorghum bicolor cultivar BTx623 chromosome 6, Sorghum_bicolor_NCBIv3, whole genome shotgun sequence genomic window:
- the LOC8073590 gene encoding probable high-affinity nitrate transporter-activating protein 2.2 isoform X1, translating into MMARSGAALPLPLVVVVVVVGACCGSVRPAAAAAARLSALGRTLVVEASPEAGQGFCRFDVMDKLKHVTLRHSCQKFTVLHAGEDTITVTWRLNASAPAGADAGYKAVKVTLCYAPASQEDRGWRKANDDLSKDKACQFEIAQPQPYAYAAAAGPGTGAGTTLRYRVARDVPTASYHVRAYALDASGAPVGYGQTAPAYYFRVAGVTGIHASLRVAAAVLSALSVAALAFFAVVEKRRKDE; encoded by the exons ATGATGGCTCGTTCTGGGGCGGCTTTGCCGCTGccgctggtggtggtggtggtcgtgGTCGGCGCGTGCTGCGGGAGCGtgaggccggcggcggcggcggcggcgcgcctcTCCGCGCTCGGCAGGACACTCGTCGTCGAGGCGTCGCCAGAGGCCGGCCAAG GGTTCtgcagatttgatgtgatggacaaACTCAAACATGTCACGCTGCGTCATTCCTGTCAAAAATTCACAGTCCTGCACGCCGGCGAGGACACGATCACCGTGACATGGCGTCTGAACGCGTCGGCGCCGGCCGGCGCGGACGCCGGGTACAAGGCGGTGAAGGTGACCCTCTGCTACGCGCCGGCGAGCCAGGAGGACCGCGGGTGGCGCAAGGCCAACGACGACCTGAGCAAGGACAAGGCGTGCCAGTTCGAGATCGCCCAGCCGCAGCCGTACGcgtacgccgccgccgccggcccggGCACGGGCGCGGGCACGACGCTCCGGTACAGGGTGGCCCGCGACGTCCCCACCGCGTCCTACCACGTGCGCGCCTACGCCCTGGACGCGTCCGGGGCGCCCGTGGGCTACGGCCAGACCGCGCCCGCCTACTACTTCCGCGTCGCGGGCGTCACGGGCATCCACGCGTccctccgcgtcgccgccgccgtgctcTCCGCGCTCTCCGTCGCCGCGCTCGCCTTCTTCGCCGTCGTCGAGAAGAGGAGGAAGGACGAGTGA
- the LOC8073589 gene encoding eukaryotic translation initiation factor 4B1 → MSKPWGGVGAWALDAERAEEEEREQALSFPAPEPPAAAGGAASFPSLREAAAAGAGGKSKKNKNKGTTLSLSEFTTYGAAAAQRRAAPVEPRGLTHEEMMMLPTGPRERSAEELDRSRGFRSYGGGGGGFGGPGGGERRGGFDDEGRRGPGRSSDLDMPSRADEADDWGATKKFTPAPADSGRRDRFGGPSPLGRADDIDDWSRDKKPLPSRYPSLGSGGGGFRDSPGFRDSSAASDADRWVRGATPMPHNGQGSGERPRIVLNPPPKRDPAAAASTPPAEVARNRPSPFGAARPREDVLAEKGVDWRKVENEIEQKTSRPTSSHSSRPNSAHSSRPGSPGSQVSAVGSEGAPRARPKVNPFGDAKPRELVLQEKGKDWRKIDLELEHRAINRPESDEEKNLKEEINLLKVDLKEIEGKMSNGSDQTSVDAKDLSEKISQLESQLEQLSRELDDKIRFGQRPRSGAGRVTTHAPTSLGEEPQATVVDRPRSRGGMEPPPRQEERWGFQGSRERGSFGGSRNSDRPMARQRW, encoded by the exons ATGTCGAAGCCCTGGGGAGGCGTCGGCGCGTGGGCGCTGGACGCCGAGCgcgccgaggaggaggagcgcgagCAGGCCCTGTCCTTCCCGGCGCCCGAGCCGCCCGCGGCCGCGGGCGGCGCCGCCAGCTTCCCGAGCCTCCGCGAGGCGGCCGCCGCGGGCGCCGGGGGCAAGtcgaagaagaacaagaacaagGGAACCACGCTGTCGCTCTCCGAGTTCACCACctacggcgccgccgccgcccagcgCCGCGCGGCGCCCGTCGAGCCCAGGGGCCTGACCCACGAGGAGATGATGATGCTGCCCACGGGGCCCCGGGAGCGCTCGGCCGAGGAGCTGGACCGCTCCCGCGGCTTCCGCtcctacggcggcggcggcggcggcttcggcGGCCCCGGCGGAGGGGAGCGCCGCGGCGGCTTCGACGACGAGGGCCGCCGCGGGCCGGGAAGAAGCTCGGATCTTGACATGCCCTCCCGCGCCGACGAGGCTGACGACTGGGGCGCCACTAAGAAGTTCACCCCGGCTCCCGCCGATTCGGGCCGCCGCGATAGGTTCGGCGGGCCTTCCCCTCTCGGCCGTGCTGATGACATTGACGACTGGTCGCGCGACAAGAAGCCGCTCCCGTCGCGCTACCCCAGCCTCGGTTCTGGTGGAGGTGGCTTCCGTGACTCGCCGGGCTTCCGTGACTcatcagctgcttctgatgctGACCGTTGGGTCCGTGGAGCCACCCCTATGCCACACAACGGCCAGGGGTCGGGGGAGAGGCCGCGCATCGTCCTCAATCCTCCTCCTAAACGTGACCCGGCGGCAGCTGCCTCCACCCCACCTGCTGAGGTGGCCCGCAACCGCCCAAGCCCGTTTGGGGCTGCAAGGCCCCGGGAGGATGTGCTGGCAGAGAAGGGGGTGGACTGGAggaaggttgagaatgagattgAGCAGAAGACCAGCCGGCCTACCAGCTCACACTCCAGCAGGCCGAATAGCGCTCATTCCTCCCGCCCTGGAAGCCCTGGGTCGCAGGTGTCGGCTGTTGGGAGTGAAGGAGCACCGAGGGCACGGCCAAAGGTTAACCCATTTGGTGATGCCAAGCCAAGAGAATTGGTGTTGCAGGAGAAAGGGAAAGATTGGAGGAAGATTGATCTTGAGCTCGAGCATCGTGCTATAAATAG GCCAGAGTCTGATgaagaaaaaaatttgaaagaaGAAATCAACCTTCTGAAAGTGGATCTTAAAGAAATTGAGGGAAAGATGAGTAATGGTTCTGACCAGACATCGGTAGATGCAAAAGATTTGTCTGAGAAGATATCTCAGTTGGAAAGCCAGCTTGAGCAGCTTTCAAGGGAGTTGGATGACAAGATTCGATTTGGGCAAAGGCCACGTTCTGGTGCAGGCAGGGttacaacacatgcaccaactagTTTAGGGGAGGAACCACAGGCTACAGTGGTGGACAGACCGCGTTCTCGCGGTGGTATGGAACCACCCCCAAGGCAGGAAGAAAGATGGGGATTTCAAGGAAGCAGAGAAAGGGGCTCTTTTGGTGGAAGCAGAAATTCGGACAG gcCAATGGCAAGACAGAGATGGTGA
- the LOC8058720 gene encoding probable purine permease 11, with amino-acid sequence MLVDMLMLLCGEAMAPLLGRLYYNSGGNSTWMATLAQSAGSPLLLIPLLILTPRPAAGGEHRPAVSKAKMAAICVGLGLIIGCDNLMYSYAMLYLPVSTFSLVAATQLAFNAVTSRLINAQRFTALTFNSVVVLTFSAALLGVGASSASGDDDGTSGSSSSSGGSKRALGFVMTLSASAVYALILSLFEVTFDKVVRTRTLWWVLTMQVYTHAVASVVSVAALFVSGEWSKIPAEAAAFKHGRAAYVATLVGIAVGWQAAALGAVRLVARVSSLFANVAGTVALPLVPVFAVAMFGDRMTGIKVLAMLMAVWGFLSYVYQHYLDERHADEWKRRSPADCRMCAERADEKPCPAPAGSCASSGLRRLNI; translated from the coding sequence ATGCTGGTGGACATGCTGATGCTGCTCTGTGGGGAGGCAATGGCGCCCCTCCTCGGCCGCCTCTACTACAACTCCGGGGGCAACAGCACGTGGATGGCCACGCTCGCGCAGTCGGCCGGCTCTCCGCTGCTGCTCATCCCGCTTCTCATCCTCACGCCACGGCCTGCTGCCGGCGGGGAACACCGGCCTGCGGTGTCCAAGGCCAAGATGGCGGCCATCTGCGTCGGCCTCGGGCTCATCATCGGCTGCGACAACCTCATGTACTCGTACGCCATGCTGTACCTGCCCGTGTCCACCTTCTCGCTCGTGGCCGCGACGCAGCTCGCCTTCAACGCCGTCACCTCGCGCCTCATCAACGCGCAGCGCTTCACGGCGCTCACCTTCAACTCCGTCGTCGTGCTCACCTTCTCCGCGGCGCTACTCGGCGTCGGCGCCTCCTCCGCctccggcgacgacgacggcacctccggtagcagcagcagcagcggcggcagcAAGCGCGCGCTCGGCTTCGTCATGACCCTGTCCGCGTCCGCCGTCTACGCGCTCATCCTGTCCCTCTTCGAGGTCACCTTCGACAAGGTGGTCAGGACGAGGACGCTGTGGTGGGTTCTGACGATGCAAGTCTACACGCACGCGGTGGCCTCGGTGGTGTCAGTGGCGGCGCTGTTCGTGTCGGGGGAGTGGAGCAAGATCCCGGCAGAGGCGGCGGCGTTCAAGCATGGGAGGGCGGCGTACGTGGCGACCTTGGTGGGCATCGCGGTAGGGTGGCAGGCGGCAGCGCTGGGCGCGGTGCGGTTGGTCGCGAGGGTGTCGTCGCTGTTCGCGAACGTGGCGGGCACGGTGGCGCTGCCGCTGGTGCCTGTGTTCGCGGTGGCGATGTTCGGGGACAGGATGACGGGCATCAAGGTGCTGGCGATGCTCATGGCGGTGTGGGGTTTCCTCTCCTATGTGTACCAGCACTACCTCGACGAGCGGCACGCCGACGAGTGGAAGAGGAGATCGCCGGCTGATTGCCGCATGTGCGCGGAGCGGGCGGACGAGAAACCATGCCCAGCACCAGCAGGCAGTTGTGCCAGCTCCGGACTCCGACGTCTGAACATTTGA
- the LOC8073590 gene encoding probable high-affinity nitrate transporter-activating protein 2.2 isoform X2 — translation MMARSGAALPLPLVVVVVVVGACCGSVRPAAAAAARLSALGRTLVVEASPEAGQVLHAGEDTITVTWRLNASAPAGADAGYKAVKVTLCYAPASQEDRGWRKANDDLSKDKACQFEIAQPQPYAYAAAAGPGTGAGTTLRYRVARDVPTASYHVRAYALDASGAPVGYGQTAPAYYFRVAGVTGIHASLRVAAAVLSALSVAALAFFAVVEKRRKDE, via the exons ATGATGGCTCGTTCTGGGGCGGCTTTGCCGCTGccgctggtggtggtggtggtcgtgGTCGGCGCGTGCTGCGGGAGCGtgaggccggcggcggcggcggcggcgcgcctcTCCGCGCTCGGCAGGACACTCGTCGTCGAGGCGTCGCCAGAGGCCGGCCAAG TCCTGCACGCCGGCGAGGACACGATCACCGTGACATGGCGTCTGAACGCGTCGGCGCCGGCCGGCGCGGACGCCGGGTACAAGGCGGTGAAGGTGACCCTCTGCTACGCGCCGGCGAGCCAGGAGGACCGCGGGTGGCGCAAGGCCAACGACGACCTGAGCAAGGACAAGGCGTGCCAGTTCGAGATCGCCCAGCCGCAGCCGTACGcgtacgccgccgccgccggcccggGCACGGGCGCGGGCACGACGCTCCGGTACAGGGTGGCCCGCGACGTCCCCACCGCGTCCTACCACGTGCGCGCCTACGCCCTGGACGCGTCCGGGGCGCCCGTGGGCTACGGCCAGACCGCGCCCGCCTACTACTTCCGCGTCGCGGGCGTCACGGGCATCCACGCGTccctccgcgtcgccgccgccgtgctcTCCGCGCTCTCCGTCGCCGCGCTCGCCTTCTTCGCCGTCGTCGAGAAGAGGAGGAAGGACGAGTGA